The following are encoded in a window of Pseudomonadota bacterium genomic DNA:
- a CDS encoding MBL fold metallo-hydrolase — MKSYCFTVIIFLLLLPAVVAVGGDVSSAGVRYPRVHFLNVGEGAATLIETGNNKHILIDCGNVITGARILDFCRRFGIKDLDALIITHPHADHMGGVFQLLPELNIKRVYDNGQPIPAVPQCDIFRWYAEAVRRLAFYEILRRGDQLIWPGVVIDVLSPTDTSGKNWNDNALVLRVKAGDSSLLLMADAGKRVEVALMTAKVDLRAEVLQVGHHGAADASSPAFLRAVSPRLAVISVNKDNVRGYPAPETIARLQRLGIKTILTYQDGDFVWSCR, encoded by the coding sequence CTGCTGTTGCTGCCGGCTGTTGTGGCGGTCGGCGGGGATGTTTCGTCTGCTGGGGTTCGTTATCCCCGGGTTCATTTTCTTAATGTGGGAGAAGGGGCGGCGACGCTGATTGAAACCGGAAATAACAAACATATTCTTATCGATTGCGGTAACGTGATTACCGGAGCCCGGATACTCGATTTCTGCCGTCGGTTTGGAATCAAAGACCTGGATGCTTTGATCATTACTCATCCCCATGCCGACCACATGGGCGGTGTTTTTCAGTTACTGCCGGAGTTGAATATCAAGCGCGTTTATGACAACGGTCAGCCAATCCCGGCCGTCCCGCAATGTGATATTTTTCGCTGGTATGCTGAAGCCGTGCGGCGGCTGGCATTCTATGAAATATTACGCCGGGGTGATCAGTTGATCTGGCCGGGGGTGGTGATTGACGTTCTCAGTCCGACTGATACTTCAGGAAAAAACTGGAATGACAACGCCCTGGTTCTGCGGGTCAAAGCCGGCGATTCCAGCCTGCTGCTGATGGCTGATGCCGGCAAGCGGGTGGAAGTTGCCTTGATGACTGCCAAGGTTGATTTGCGGGCCGAGGTGCTGCAGGTGGGACATCACGGCGCCGCCGACGCTTCATCGCCGGCTTTCCTGCGGGCCGTGTCACCACGGCTGGCGGTTATTTCCGTCAACAAAGACAATGTTCGTGGCTATCCGGCTCCGGAAACCATAGCCCGGTTGCAGCGGTTGGGTATCAAAACGATTCTGACCTATCAAGATGGGGATTTTGTTTGGTCTTGTAGATGA
- the rfbC gene encoding dTDP-4-dehydrorhamnose 3,5-epimerase → MKVSKTEIPEVLIITPKVFSDPRGFFYESFNQLSWEKETGLKRPFVQDNHSSSQKHVLRGLHYQLNRPQGKLVRVVAGEIFDVAVDLRQNSPTFRQWFGVRLSATNHRQLWIPEKFGHGFLTLSETAEVLYKTTDFYFPEYDRALAWNDPEIGINWPLDHGTPILSAKDSAAPDLQQAELFV, encoded by the coding sequence ATGAAAGTAAGCAAAACTGAAATTCCCGAAGTTCTCATTATAACACCGAAAGTTTTCAGCGACCCACGCGGTTTTTTTTATGAAAGCTTTAACCAGCTAAGCTGGGAAAAAGAAACCGGATTAAAGCGGCCGTTCGTCCAGGACAACCATTCCAGCTCGCAAAAACATGTCCTGCGCGGCCTGCATTATCAGCTTAACCGACCCCAGGGGAAACTGGTGCGGGTGGTGGCGGGCGAGATTTTTGATGTCGCCGTTGATCTGCGGCAAAACTCGCCAACCTTCCGCCAATGGTTCGGTGTCCGCCTTTCAGCTACCAATCACCGGCAATTATGGATTCCTGAAAAGTTCGGCCACGGCTTCCTGACTCTTTCCGAAACCGCTGAAGTCCTTTACAAAACCACTGATTTTTATTTCCCTGAATACGATCGGGCCCTGGCCTGGAATGATCCTGAGATCGGCATCAACTGGCCTCTGGATCATGGCACCCCGATTCTCTCTGCCAAAGACTCCGCAGCACCTGATTTGCAACAGGCCGAGCTGTTTGTTTAA